From Oncorhynchus keta strain PuntledgeMale-10-30-2019 chromosome 8, Oket_V2, whole genome shotgun sequence:
ttggtttttgacatcaatttttattggtcacatatacataattagcagacgttaatgcgagtgtagtgaaatgcttgtgcttctagttccgaccgtgcagtaatatctaacaggtaatctaacaatttcacaactaccttatacacagaagtgtaaaggaatgaatatgtacatataaatctatggatgagcgatggccgaacggcataggcacgATGCAGTAGGTAGTAtagagtacattatatacatatgagatgagtaatgtagggtatagtggcattgtttaaagtgactagtgatacatttattacatcacatgttttattattaaagtggctagagattttagtcagtatgttggcagcagccactcaatgttagtgatggctgtttaccagtctgatgtccttgagatagaagctgtttttaatctctcggtcccagctttgatgcacctgtactgacctcgccttctgtatgatagcggggtgaacaggcagtggttcgggtggttgttgttcttgatgatctttttggccttcctatgacatcgggtggtgtaggtgtcctggagggcaggtagtttgcccccggtgatgcgttgtacagacctcactaccctctggagagccttatggttgtgggtggagcagttgccataccaggcggtgatacagcccgacaggatgctctcgattgtgcatctgtaaaagtttcagTGCTTTTGgtgccgaatttcttcagcctcctgctgctggagggtactatggtgttaatgctgagctgtaattgatgaacagcattcttacataggtattcctcttgtccagatgggttagggcagtgtgcagtttgATTGTGTCgcctgtggatctattggggcggtaagcaaattggagtgggtctaggatggaAGTGATacgatccttgactagtctctcaaagcacttcatgatgactgaagtgagtgctacggggcgatagtcgtttagctcagttaccttagctttcttgggaacaggaacaatggtggccatcttaaagcatgtgggaacagcagactaggatagggattgattgaatatgtccgtaaacacaccagccagctggtctgcgcatgctctgaggacgcggatagggatgccgtctgggccagcagccttgcgagggttaacacgtttaaatgttttacacacgttggctgcggtgaaggagagcctgcaggttttggtagcgggctgtgGCACTaatgtcctcaaagcgagcaaagagggcgtttagtttgtctgggagcaagacatcagtgtccgtgacggggctggttttatttttgtagtccgtgattgtctgtagaccctgccacatacatcttgtgtttgagccgttgaattgcgactctactttgtctctatactgacgcttagcttgtttgattgccttgtggagggaatagctacactgtattcggtcatgtttcagGTCGCCTTGctatgattaaaagcagtggctcgcactttcagttttgcacgaatgctgccatcaatccactgtttctggttggggaaggtccCACAGTactttcaactgtgggactttatatagataggtgtgtgcctttccaaatcatgtcccatcaattgaatgtaccacaggtggactcaactTGTAGAAaataacatctcaaggatgatcaatgcaaacgggatgcacctgagctcaatttagtcacatagcaaagggtctgaatactaaaggtatttctgtttttattttttatcaacATTCTAAAGACCtgttcactttgttattatggggtattgtgtgtagattaaggaaacatttatttaataaattctagaaaaggctataatgtaacaaaatgtggaaagtttaaggtctaaatactttccgaaatCATTGTATATTTATAAAGCTAACTCGTTTACCTCACATTTATGCACATCGATTCGGGTACaaatactccctgtatatagccggtatatagccatgctatttttCTCATTAGTTATACCTCgttatttttatttctttcactgttggaaaaggacccgtaagtaagctTTTCGCTGTTAGTTTGTagcctgttgtttatgaagcatgtgacaaatacaatttcatcattttatatatatatatatatatatgtttgtgtgtgtggatttCTGCATGAAATAGCCTTTTTTTTCACACTTAATTTACTTTAAATGTTTTGGCACCAAAATTTTGAAAAGTACATTTGAAAGTAATGCGATTGTTGATTTAGATGCTTTTTTTCAATTAGGCTTTTCTCTTGAAACCTATGGACAATATTGACACagagatataaaaaaaaaaaatctattaagACTACAATTAGAAAGAAAAAAGTTTAAATTACCAAGTTGCCATAAATTACTGCAAGTTTAACCCTAGGCCTATGTGTTTGCAAAGATATGGGTTTCAGATGAGTAGCATTGGTAAATGAGTCTGGACAGGCACCATGCAACAACACTTAATAGGTATGGATTGTCTTTTATAAGGCAACAGCTTGTTCCTTAGGTCACTTTGCCCTAGGAGCATCACACACATCTGCTTTAGTCTCTAGGCATGAAGTGTGCGTGTGAAATGAAACAGTTTTTCGAAGATTCCAATCATCTTATCGCCCTTATTGAGCATTAACAGATgagtcagcagcagcagcactcaCTACACTTGATTAGGGTGTCGTTTTTCTCTCAATGTGCTGTTAGTGTGTCACTTCCTGTTTTCTAGAATATGGTTGTTGATTACCAGAAGTACCCGTAGTCGCGGttataaaaataaatgaaaaacatATCAGAGACCCTGTTTACTAGCTGCCTGTCTTAAAGGCACAGTACATGAAGGCAGTACAACAGATACACGCAGTGCAAAGAGGAGATACAAAAAATAGAAATGGCCCTTAAGGGGAAGTTCTGTTTTCGTTGAAACCACCAGGTCAAATGCCTCAGACGTTTGCGGTCAACCAAACTCggtctttctctcacacacttgTCCAACATGCTATCATTACTAGCTCCCCCTAGGGTTAGCGATAGCTCGGTGCTCTTATGGCTCTTCAGACTGGGTTAGGATTTCACTGACAGGTTGAGTAGTCTACTTTCTGATGTAATACATGCAATTGGCTGAAGGATATCTGTTAAATGGTTCTCTCGCTTCCTCTCAGGAGAGTACATAAAGACCTGGAGGCCCAGGTATTTCTTGCTGAAGAGAGACGGTACGTTCATCGGGTACAAGGAGCGACCGCAAGACGTCGACCAACTGGAGACGCCACTCAATAACTTCTCAGTAGCACGTAAGTCAACCCTCTGACACTCCCCCAATCACAATATTTAAAACACAAATTGAGCAGTACATCTCCACTCAGGTCCTGAAGTACCTCAGAGGTTGCACATTTTTGTTCTTGCCCTGCACTACATTCTATGCATCCCTGATGGTTCACCACATGACATAACTCGctctcgttctcgctctctccctctgtttttccTTATGACCAGCAGAATGTCAGCTGATGAAGACTGAGCGACCCAAGCCCAACACATTCATCATCCGCTGCCTACAGTGGACCACTGTCATAGAACGCACCTTCCATGTGGAGAGCCCAGAGGATAGGTAGGttacacacagtcttgtacagctaaccttgtggggggACACAATTCAGTCCTATAAATCCTATTTTCCCCAAACCTAACCTGTACTGTTACCCttaccctagctcctaaccttaaaactaaccctaacactaattctaaccttaaccctaaaccccctagaaataacATTTGACCTTATGGGGACTAACAATGTCCCCAGTTGCTCAAATtgttgtttactattcttgtggggacttctggtccccacaaaaATAAACATGTCACACACACGTAGTCATCCTACCTCTGGTTCCCTCCGTCCTCAGGGAGCAGTGGACAAAGGCCATCCAGGAGGTGGCTGATGGGCTgcagaaacaggaggaggagaggatggactcCTCACCAGACCCCATGGACATGGAGATGTACCTCACCAAGCCCAAACTCAAAGTGGTGCGTACACCTAACCCTCTGTTCTCAGCATTTGTGTCGCTGTAAGGCAAATACCAGTGGCAGGGTTTTTGATATGGCAAAATACAGTTTATCCAACTCTTTGTTTTTAACACTTTGTCTCCTAGACTATGCACGACTTTGAATACCTCAAACTCTTGGGAAAAGGCACTTTTGGGAAGGTTATCCTGGTGAAGGAAAAGTCAACCGGAAAATACTACGCAATGAAAATCCTCAAGAAAGAAGTGATTGTGGCAAAAGtgagtagacgtgtgtgtgtgtgtgtgtgtgtgtgtgtgtgtgtgtgtgtgtgtgtatactggtaTTTCCTTTTCTTGGATCAAGCTCATCTCCTTAGTATTCTCTAGGATGAAGTAGCACACACTCTCACTGAAAACAGAGTACTGCAGAACTCCAAACACCCCTTCTTAACGGTGAGAGACCATTCCATTGGTGTGCAACAGAaactctgttccctctgtttaCTGTTATACTAATATAAATCGGTAACCTAATTGTGCTCTTCCTTCATCCGCTCCATAAAGGGTCTGAAGTACTCCTTCCAGACGCACGACCGCTTGTGTTTTGTCATGGAGTACGCCAATGGAGGAGAGGTGAGTACTTTGTTACATTTGACCTGATGTAAAGGCCTTATCGGTGAGGTGAAATACTCAGAACATTGCAGATGGACTAATGAATAGAGTGGACAGGATTCCTTGtctttaaatttttttattttatttaactaggcaagtcggttaagaacacattcttattttcaatgacgatcTTACATGGTAGACGATTATATGATGGTGAACTTAATACAGGTAAGGTTAGGGGAAATGGTTCGTATTTATGTGACTGTAAATTGGATTGCCACAATAACCATCTCTTTCAACCCAGCTGTTCTTCCACCTATCACGAGACCGTGTGTTCTCCGAGGAGAGGGCCCGGTTCTACGGAGCGGAGATAGTGTCCGCGCTGGACTACCTCCACTTGGAGAAGAATGTGGTTTACAGGGACCTGAAGGTGACTTAGGGAGTCATGAAAACATTTCGCAATGGAAAATACAAATGTGTTTTTATTGAACAAGTTCAAGAAGGAACCTCCCTGTTCTCGAACTCACCTTGTGAAACCgtctctactgtagctggaaaacCTGATGCTGGACAAAGACGGCCACATAAAGATCACAGACTTTGGCCTGTGTAAGGAGGGCATCAAGGACGGGGCCACCATGAAGACCTTCTGTGGGACACCAGAGTATCTAGCCCCTGAGGTAAACACCTACCCATCAACCCTTTCCTTCAACTGATTGAAAA
This genomic window contains:
- the LOC118386979 gene encoding RAC-alpha serine/threonine-protein kinase-like isoform X4, with amino-acid sequence MGEVVIVKEGWLHKRGEYIKTWRPRYFLLKRDGTFIGYKERPQDVDQLETPLNNFSVAQCQLMKTERPKPNTFIIRCLQWTTVIERTFHVESPEDREQWTKAIQEVADGLQKQEEERMDSSPDPMDMEMYLTKPKLKVTMHDFEYLKLLGKGTFGKVILVKEKSTGKYYAMKILKKEVIVAKDEVAHTLTENRVLQNSKHPFLTGLKYSFQTHDRLCFVMEYANGGELFFHLSRDRVFSEERARFYGAEIVSALDYLHLEKNVVYRDLKLENLMLDKDGHIKITDFGLCKEGIKDGATMKTFCGTPEYLAPEVLEDNDYGRAVDWWGLGVVMYEMMCGRLPFYNQDHEKLFELILMEEIRFPRTLGPEGKSLLSGLLKKDPKHRLGGGPDDAKEIMQHKFFAGIEWQDVYEKKLVPPFKPQVTSETDTRYFDVEFTGQTITITPPGQDDSMESFDSDRRPHFPQFSYSASGTA
- the LOC118386979 gene encoding RAC-alpha serine/threonine-protein kinase-like isoform X1, with the protein product MRISCQRARTMTPNNVRIGQGEYIKTWRPRYFLLKRDGTFIGYKERPQDVDQLETPLNNFSVAPECQLMKTERPKPNTFIIRCLQWTTVIERTFHVESPEDREQWTKAIQEVADGLQKQEEERMDSSPDPMDMEMYLTKPKLKVTMHDFEYLKLLGKGTFGKVILVKEKSTGKYYAMKILKKEVIVAKDEVAHTLTENRVLQNSKHPFLTGLKYSFQTHDRLCFVMEYANGGELFFHLSRDRVFSEERARFYGAEIVSALDYLHLEKNVVYRDLKLENLMLDKDGHIKITDFGLCKEGIKDGATMKTFCGTPEYLAPEVLEDNDYGRAVDWWGLGVVMYEMMCGRLPFYNQDHEKLFELILMEEIRFPRTLGPEGKSLLSGLLKKDPKHRLGGGPDDAKEIMQHKFFAGIEWQDVYEKKLVPPFKPQVTSETDTRYFDVEFTGQTITITPPGQDDSMESFDSDRRPHFPQFSYSASGTA
- the LOC118386979 gene encoding RAC-alpha serine/threonine-protein kinase-like isoform X3 → MGEVVIVKEGWLHKRGEYIKTWRPRYFLLKRDGTFIGYKERPQDVDQLETPLNNFSVAPECQLMKTERPKPNTFIIRCLQWTTVIERTFHVESPEDREQWTKAIQEVADGLQKQEEERMDSSPDPMDMEMYLTKPKLKVTMHDFEYLKLLGKGTFGKVILVKEKSTGKYYAMKILKKEVIVAKDEVAHTLTENRVLQNSKHPFLTGLKYSFQTHDRLCFVMEYANGGELFFHLSRDRVFSEERARFYGAEIVSALDYLHLEKNVVYRDLKLENLMLDKDGHIKITDFGLCKEGIKDGATMKTFCGTPEYLAPEVLEDNDYGRAVDWWGLGVVMYEMMCGRLPFYNQDHEKLFELILMEEIRFPRTLGPEGKSLLSGLLKKDPKHRLGGGPDDAKEIMQHKFFAGIEWQDVYEKKLVPPFKPQVTSETDTRYFDVEFTGQTITITPPGQDDSMESFDSDRRPHFPQFSYSASGTA
- the LOC118386979 gene encoding RAC-alpha serine/threonine-protein kinase-like isoform X2, translated to MRISCQRARTMTPNNVRIGQGEYIKTWRPRYFLLKRDGTFIGYKERPQDVDQLETPLNNFSVAQCQLMKTERPKPNTFIIRCLQWTTVIERTFHVESPEDREQWTKAIQEVADGLQKQEEERMDSSPDPMDMEMYLTKPKLKVTMHDFEYLKLLGKGTFGKVILVKEKSTGKYYAMKILKKEVIVAKDEVAHTLTENRVLQNSKHPFLTGLKYSFQTHDRLCFVMEYANGGELFFHLSRDRVFSEERARFYGAEIVSALDYLHLEKNVVYRDLKLENLMLDKDGHIKITDFGLCKEGIKDGATMKTFCGTPEYLAPEVLEDNDYGRAVDWWGLGVVMYEMMCGRLPFYNQDHEKLFELILMEEIRFPRTLGPEGKSLLSGLLKKDPKHRLGGGPDDAKEIMQHKFFAGIEWQDVYEKKLVPPFKPQVTSETDTRYFDVEFTGQTITITPPGQDDSMESFDSDRRPHFPQFSYSASGTA